ATGCGTTTAATTGTTCACTTGTTTCCCTTGTTGGATGCAAAACCAAACTGGATTTCTATTTAATGTACCTTCTttgttccctttttcttttccctgcaTCCCAAGATGTAGATTTTAAAAGGGTCAATTTTAATTCGttaatttattgaaaaaaaaaccaTCTTTTTCAGAATTTATGTGAAAGAGTACATAAATTCTTGAATTCCCAAGCTCATATATCAAGACTTGATTTTGGGACTTGTTTGGTTTTTGGTTAATTTGTTTGTCTGCTGAGGAATTTTTTTTGAGGTGGGATTTTTGGAtggttttttctctcttttcttttgatggTGGATCTGAATATTGTCTAAATATTGGAGCTTTGGACGATCGATCGAAGGAAGTTTTGATGGTTAATATGTGGAATGTTGTATTCGGTTCAGCTTgaaatcaagaaggaaaattttttgggttccttatttttttgacctcatttttaCCCCTTAATATTGGCTCTGAAGGGTAGTTTTTCTTAGAAGGTTTAGTTATGGATCATGTGATTGGTGGAAAGTTTAAGCTTGGCAGGAAGATTGGCAGTGGATCATTTGGGGAGCTATATTTGGGTAATTTTAGCTCCTATGCTTTTCTATCTGAAtaaatttttctagtttatgtTGTCATGGTATTTTTATGCGTTCATGGGGTTTATTTGTATTTCAGGAGTAAACGTACAAACTGGAGAAGAAGTTGGTGTAAAACTTGTGAGTACTAAACCGTTGTTTTAATATTTACATTTAATTTATGCTGCGCTTAATTCTTTTTGGTATATATTTCTGATGATGAGTCTTCGGTAGTGAATAAAATGAATTGCTGATCTCCTCTCTGATTAGTTTTAGTTCGCCGGTCTAGTTGGTTTTTGAGCTTTTTGATATGTTTTTGTACAGATATGCCTTATGACCTATGGAGTTACAGGATTTTGGGCTTAGTAGGTTGGATTTTAAGTTCGATTTTTCAAATGGACTTGTCATTGACGATTCTTTTCTTAGCATGTAAATTAGGAGTTTTAGTTGCCTGATGTGGCCTAAATAAATCATTAGAGAGTTGAGTTTGAGCTGTTTGTTAACTATTGGTATCATCATTCCAGTTGACTGAATTTACTACTGTTGAAATGTAGCAGCATGTGCTTATCCTAGAAAGCTTGTTGAATTTTTTCCAGGAACCACTTAAAACTAAGCATCCTCAACTTCACTATGAATCAAAGTTGTATATGCTACTTCAGGGAGGAAGTGAGTACTGAATTGTTTCCCCCTGctattttcttttcccttaaGTGCTTATATGGTAAAGATAAAGCTCTTTgccaatttttcctttttttgcaTGAAGCTGGGGTTCCCCATCTGAAATGGTTTGGCGTTGAAGGCGAATACAGTGCCATGGTCATCGACCTTCTTGGCCCAAGCTTAGAGGACTTATTTAACTACTGCAATCGAAAGTTCACATTGAAAACCGTTTTAATGCTTGCAGATCAGCTAGTGAGTGACTTACTTTGTCAGGAAAGTTTTGTTTCACTTGTAGCTACTCTACTTATGATATCTTGTTTACGCAGATTAATAGAGTTGAATACATGCATTCTAGAGGTTTTCTTCACCGTGATATCAAGCCTGACAACTTCTTAATGGGTTTAGGGCGCAAAGCAAATCAGGTTAGACCATTTTCAACCACTAGTTTCTGTGTTTTGTTTGTGTGAGTTTATTGCTTTCATGGACCTCATTCATGTGTTTCGTCATTCCTTGTGTATTTCTTTGTCTCATTAGAGGCTGATCTGGAGTTAAGCAAATGAGGTCATGTCTTACTTTTGGAGATACTGAGGTCTAGGATTTCTGTTGTCATTTCCTCTGGGGGTTCAAAATTTGGGAAGTGTGTTGGCAAacacaaaaaaatgtattattGACTGTAATCTTTTTGAAGGATTAGGCTGGTATCTACTGCCTGTAAAACTGTTCTGGAGGTAGCGAAAGTGATGCAAATTACAGTGGAATGGCCATTTATATTATTGCTAAACTTTTGAGTCAAGTGAAACATTTAAAGTGCATATTATTTTTGGATGCTGGACCATCAGAATAATGAAAGAGAATTCCAGAGGCACGGCTAATAGTTTCTTCTGTGGTCTTAAAAATGAAGGCTTCCGCATATCCTAGTGCTAAAGATTAGTTTTTCTGTTCCTTGAATTCAGCTTTCCATGTTTTATGTATTTTCGTTTCCTGTCAATGGTGTAATGTAAAATTCATGCATGCTTGTTTGTGCTTTGACTCTAAGATTGACATTTTCTGTATTACATGGACCACTTCAGTCAGCAAAATGATTTCTCCTCTGTTATGTACTTAAATTGTTCTGATACCATAGACCGAATATAGCAAGTTGATATTTGGTTGTCTTTCGCTACAATTTTTTTATACATACTCCAAGCACTTCccttaggttgtgtttggattttaTGCCCTTTATTAATTTGTGTAAATTTGACCATGTGGATCTTGACTTTTCCTCTTGACCCTCGAAGTTGCCAAAACAATCCAAACATTAGATACAATAATCACACAATTGGAGTCAAATAGATTGGACAATACCGAAATACAGAAGCATGCTAGCTTTTTAAACATGATGAAATGTTGTGTAAGCTTCCCACCAAGTACCAAATATGAGTTCCTTTTCCATGTATTTGGTTTTGGCTGTTCAACTAATGGAACAAAATACCATGACCATAAACTATGGTTATCTCATGTTGTCATCTGTTTCTACAATTGTCCATTTGCATTGACAAATACTGTAGTAGTGCAAGCTCTTTAAGCTTTCACTTCTGGAAGAAAACAAAGGCCTTAGCTTAGCTGTAGTATCTggaatttgttttattatatattgTTTTTCCCCTTTGAGGGGAGAGTGGGATCAACCTTGTGGTCAAATGTCTTCTGTCATGCATGAAGTGGGATATGATCCTACATCTTTTTCCGATTTTTCATGACATCTTGATGGAGTGCTTGCAGAGGTAGCATTATAAGAAAACTGAACAATTTTCTACGCCTTCCAAAATCACagtgaaagaaagaagaagaatattaaatgcaaaaggaaaaggtaataGAAGAATTAGTTGCTCATACATTcattttttagatgttttttccTTCATCATGGAGCTTTCCTCCTTGGAAGCAGGTGGGTTGCTCTTAACATTACTGCTTCCTCCTTGGAAGCAGGTGGTGACTTGTACAAGCATCAGGGTCTCATCAAGAGATTGTCGGGGATAAGTATGACCAGACAGTCCTGTATCAGTTTTAAATGTGGAGGGGGTTGGATAGTTGGCGAATCCATACAATAATAGCATTTTTATTTATGATGTATTAGGACTCCGTGTGCTTCTTAGAAATTTGAGGCCTTCTGTTTCCGCCTTTTgccatttccctttttttaaatACTGTTTGGCTGCCTATCATTCTCATTTAAAGTTGTGAATGGTTAACTGTAACAATTTAGGTTGAGCTTCTGGCTTGTATTATTGCATTATGCATTGATCTTATCAACTTCAATTCTAATAAGTTTGGagcttttatatatattttttggtgCTCTGATTATCAAATCTGACAAGAATAATGGTAAATGAGTGTACAAACACGAATATCATATGCATGACTACAAACTTGTACTTGTTAGATGAGGTGAAGCTGTATCTTTGGAAATTGTTGTGCTTGTAGACATGCAGGCTCAATTGCTCATGTTTCCTGCTTCCTATGCTCGTGTTTCCTACATTCCTTTGTGCAGTTGTATCTcagttttcttcattttgttgtACAACAGGTCTACATCATTGACTATGGTCTTGCCAAAAAGTATAGAGATCTtcaaacacataaacacataccATACAGGTATTGGAATGATCATGCATGCGCGTCGTTTAGGTCTAAAAATTGtatctgttcttttttttttcccaattacCTTATCCTTCTATGAATCTGCATTTTCGTGTCTGTGAGATGACATTTGGAATCTGAATCTGAATGAGATGACTTTTCTGCATTTACATAAATGTGCTATTCTATATGACTTTTCTcaacctttctttttcttttttacaggGAAAACAAAAATCTTACTGGCACAGCTCGTTATGCGAGTGTTAACACCCATCTTGGAGTTGGTAAGTGAACCAGTATGTGGGTTAATTTTTAAGTTCTTATTCTTGGATCCTTTCCTTGTGTATTCTTAGCATGCGTTACATTGAGATTCTATTGCTTCGTTGCAGAGCAGAGTAGAAGGGATGATTTGGAGTCTCTTGGCTATGTGCTTATGTATTTCCTCAGAGGAAGGTTGAGTGAAAGTGCCTTATTCCACATCTTTCCTTTATCTTCGCATCGACCAATGTTCATGAATCTAAttgtttttcatcttttattctAGCCTTCCCTGGCAGGGGTTGAAAGCTGGAACTAAGAAGCAGAAATATGACAAAATTAGCGAAAAAAAGATGCTTACACCAATTGAGGTACTCGAAAATTTCTTCTTGTTCAACTGTGATGTTGGCACATCATTGGACTTTTTTTGGGTAAAAGGGAAATCTATTTTTCAATCTCTTTTGAATGCTCATGGTGAGGCTCTCTTGGCTAATTGTTTAGTCTGGACACAACACACCATTCAGAAGTACATGCATACACATACACATTCATTCAATACCTGTTCACGTGTTCTTGCATGTGTATGGCCACACACACTATTTTGTATAGTGTAATTTGAATTGCTATTCTGTTGTGGGTAGGTGCTCTGCAAATCTCATCCATCTGAATTCATATCATACTTTCATTACTGTCGATCGCTACGGTTTGATGACAAACCAGATTATTCGTACCTGAAAAGACTTTTCCGGGACCTATTTATTCGAGAAGGTGAGATGTTTCATTAATCCCAAAAATATATTGCCAATATGTATAGAAGATTCTTGTCAAAGTTGATCTGAATCTCATTCTGGGTGGTGTTTTGAATACTGATGTAGTGGTGTCTGTTGCAGGTTATCAGTTTGACTATGTTTTTGACTGGACTGTGTTGAAGTACCCACAGATTGCCTCTAGTTCAAGAGCAGTAAAGAACCCAGGTCTGTTTAGGCTTAAAAACACTTGATTTTTTGGTTTCTGAAATCTTAGTTTTGACATGGTCGTGTAAGTTACATTCTCTGCAATCAAAGATTCCAATATGGGTTCCTGTAAAACCTATTTGTAGTTTAAGCTAATGTTCCTTCACTTTCAGCTGTTCGTCATTTTTGTATTCCCTTCTCAACAGTTCAGTAGttatccaaaaaaattttcaacctCCATCCCCAGCCTACCTTCATAAAACAGGAAAGGGAATAGAATATGTCTACTCATCCAGATACATCACTAAAAGGAGGGTAAAGATTGTATAAAAATGAAAGGAGTGTGAAAAATTTGTTTAGAGAGAGACAGTCAGACACAGAATCCAGAAGGAAAAGTTAGAATAGTGAACCGAGAAAGCGTTCCATTAGCCATCAATATGGTTGTCTTCAGATTGAACacttaataattaaaaaaaaggaaagaggaaaattttCTATAGGATAATTTCCTATTCATCTGGTGGGGTGAAGGACAGGTGGGCATGTGGGAATTTGGAGGTTGCTGCAGGCGAAAGAGATGCTTCTTTCTCACCGCTTTTGTTAGCCTTTTTTAAATTCACCCATAGTGCTCAAGATTAGAGTGTCTCTGGTTTCATCTGGTTATGACATGTCAGCTGTAAAATATTTCTTAGATAATAGGTCCAGTTAGAGATGATGTTCCTATATTTTGTATTCATGAATAGTTTCAAAACACAACTTTGAAGTTTATTTCATTTGAACTGCTTACCTTTAAAGATAATTGGAATATAAGGTTACACTTTGCTCGATTAGTCAATTTAGCAACATTTAGTTTTTATTGTTGACCAGCATAAAATCATTCTAAATTGGGCAATGTTATGCAAACTGCAACTGTCTTAAAAAAggtttgatttcttaaataggTATACGAATTAGTCCAGGTTTTTTTTATCACATTTTGCTGGAATTACATCCAGAAAATTGAATTCTGCTCTCTCAGTTTTTTGATCATCTTGTTCCTCAGTCGTGCGTTAGTACCACCACTAGATTAGGTCTATAGTTGAATTTGGTTTGCTTGTGGCTAGCTGTTATGGGTATTTGGTCATATATATGGATAGTGAATGGAACAATGGAAAGTTATCAAGCTGTGGATTTTCAAAAAAGTTGCTGCAAAGATGAAAACATTCGCAGTTTCTGTGTCAAAACACTTCTGGAATTGTAACTTTGGGTGCAGGGTGTATTAATTGTGTTTAAGCGCATTGTGTGAAAGGTGATGAGTTGTTTCCTGCCTTTTACCACATGGAGATGGGGtaaaatgtatatttttgtgaaaGAAAATTAATGAAAACTGATGATAGAGCAAAGGAAATGTGTTTCATTATGATTATAACTCTTGGGGTTGATTTTTGAATGAGTTGCAGTGAGGCTAATCATTTAATACTTGTGATGTGTCCTATCTAGTGAGACAGGAGGTTCGAGATAAATACGAGTCATTTGGCAGAAGGAATAGTTCTGGTGCTGGCTTGCATGGGGATCCCCTGAGGCATAGAGCTTCTGAGGACGTGCCATCGTCCAAGGAAGTGGTGAGTGGAATTGCCACTGCATCTTTGCTTCATAATACTCCATGTACGTGTGTGTCCATTAATCTCTCCTTTTCCTTGTGGATCAGCTGACAGATTCTGAAAGAGGGCGTGTAGCTCGAACTGGTAGCACTTCAAAGAGGGCTGTAGCCTCAAGCAGCAGACCAAACTCGTCTAGTGAACCTAATGAAAATCGTCCTGGCCGGCTGGGATCCTCAGGCACTGGTCGCCTATCTACAACCCAAAGACTGCAGCCTGGATTTGAGTCCAAGTCATCATCTTTCACTCGAGTTGCAGCCTTGAGAGGTGGTCGTGATGATACTCTCCGTAGCTTTGAGCTGCTGACAATTGGCTCAGGCAAAAGGAAATGAGAATATCTAAAGATAATTTTCTGTACGAGACAGTTTCATTTCCTTCCAGTTACTGATACCGAAAGTAGAACTTAAACTTTGTCAAGGTTAAGTTCTTGTCCTTCCATGTTTCAGCATGGTTGTTCAATATCTTAAAACTGCCATGGCTGGATTCTGTTCCAAGCTAATCGCGGACTTTTTCATCCCACTACCCCAGATCACTTAACCTGTATTCTGCTCTACCAAGTCCTGCTTTTGAAGCCATGTAAACGCGTGAAAGAAAGAGATTAGTACCTTGTTAATTCTGAGACTTGAATGATAATACACATTTTTTGCGACTGTTGTCGTTGAAAAGTATATACGTATTATGACTTGTCTTCTGCTACATGCCCACTGCATTTTTACGTGTGGTTGTACTGGGACTACTTTTGTTTCTGCAAGAAAATTCTTGACTAAGGTGGATGTTTTTGGTAGATTAAGTTCTTGCTGATAACACTCTCTGCAAATATCTTCCCTTGGTACCTCTGCAATTctgaaaacaaagggaaaagtGAAGGAGTCCTAGGGGATTTAAGCCCCAAGGATTTGGGGCagtatgaccgtccctgcacggTTAAGGGCCAAGATTtgccctcaaaattttgtgcggctgagattacaccatgtaactcgattttcgcTCCAAGTGTGGGATCCATCACTATCTGTTCTGAAAATACATCctgtgaaaaaaaagttacacgatGTACAAAGAAAGTTACGCGCAGTTGATAATGACCAAAATTGCCCCCGTGCCCCGAGTCCATGCCCCAAGGATCCTACCAGTTTCACGTCAGTCCAGTGTTCAGTAAGAGGTCTCCAGACATAAAAAATATTGAGACCATCATGTGCAAGTGAATTCTTACGAGCAATTCTATAACATCCACATGTTTTCCTATAATGATTTGTGATATGCAAGTTCTTCAAGACTCTGCATATGGCAtgcttgtttctttctttcacaGGATTAATTATGTCCCTGAGAAATCTTATGATTCAGTCGAAATAAACTGAAGACTTTTTTGTCTTCACTTCAAGTAGTAGTATAAGCATATACTTTTGATCattaaagtatatttttttataaaa
This Coffea arabica cultivar ET-39 chromosome 3e, Coffea Arabica ET-39 HiFi, whole genome shotgun sequence DNA region includes the following protein-coding sequences:
- the LOC140038921 gene encoding casein kinase 1-like protein 11; amino-acid sequence: MDHVIGGKFKLGRKIGSGSFGELYLGVNVQTGEEVGVKLEPLKTKHPQLHYESKLYMLLQGGTGVPHLKWFGVEGEYSAMVIDLLGPSLEDLFNYCNRKFTLKTVLMLADQLINRVEYMHSRGFLHRDIKPDNFLMGLGRKANQVYIIDYGLAKKYRDLQTHKHIPYRENKNLTGTARYASVNTHLGVEQSRRDDLESLGYVLMYFLRGSLPWQGLKAGTKKQKYDKISEKKMLTPIEVLCKSHPSEFISYFHYCRSLRFDDKPDYSYLKRLFRDLFIREGYQFDYVFDWTVLKYPQIASSSRAVKNPVRQEVRDKYESFGRRNSSGAGLHGDPLRHRASEDVPSSKEVLTDSERGRVARTGSTSKRAVASSSRPNSSSEPNENRPGRLGSSGTGRLSTTQRLQPGFESKSSSFTRVAALRGGRDDTLRSFELLTIGSGKRK